In the genome of Silene latifolia isolate original U9 population unplaced genomic scaffold, ASM4854445v1 scaffold_159, whole genome shotgun sequence, the window CACCAGGCTATCTAACCGTAACAGGAAAGTATACTGGATACAgtgtaaacaaaaaaaaatcagtgGATAAGAAATTCAATTACAACAAAAGTACCTTTTAAACAATTATCTTGAGACCAAAACCCCACAGATAATGGGAGAAAACTATAGGAAGCAAAACACGTGAATCTGCATTGCAATCATAACAACTGCTTACTTAAGATGCAAATCTTAACAAGGATAGGTCAACCTGAAAAGTCTCTCCATTGTGAACAATGTCCAAAGCTATTGGATCGTTGATGTACTGGCGCAGTGGCATAGTCATATCTCCCATCTCATATGAATCATTATGCCCAACATGATTTTGTTTCTTAAGTCGCCTAGCATCTCTCTGCAAATTTAGATTGACATAAATATCTTCAAAAGAGTTCTGTTTAACCCATATGTAacacattttcaaatctttttagGCTATAGATTCCCGTTGGATAAATATTCCACACATAATGTTTGATGGCTTTTCAACTGCAGACAACATTCACCAAACAATGCTTGGGAAAAGGCAGATCATTATTCCGCCACAAACTGTAATGACATAATACACCATTGCCATTGCCGGGAAGCGCCTAATAAGTAGTGCACTATCATAGAAATTTTTTTGCGTCTTTATTTATTAATTCTGATTATGTTTATGCCTTTATGGTACTCCATACGACACTCTTGCAATGAAATCCCTAATTAAAACTGAAGGCACTATGACAATGATGATAAAAGACAGGCTTACTTTGaataataatatttttacaaAAAAATTCCATCAAATTCAAGTGACCAAGTATAATGTCAGACAGGCTGCACTACATCCTAGTTGACGACAGAAATTCTAGGAATACCATTCAATCAATGTCTGTTGAACTCAAAAGAGAACCCCAAACAAGAAGAAGTTAACATAGTCCGTGAAATTGGGAAGTTTGCATGGACGTATGGCACACAAAAGAGGTGCATTATCACTTACTAAATGTAATATTTACATCGATATTTCAATAATGTGGTCGGGCTTCAAATTTAAGTGACGAAAAAATTGCTCTGGATAAACGGAATACCAGTGAACAATAGTACTACACAGAAAAAGGGAAATAAATGAAGGAAGAAACAGCAGTGAATCCATACCCTAGCAAACAGGTCTTCCCTCATCCATGGAACCAAATATTTCCAAGGCCATATGTCTTCAGTGCTAACTACATTGCTATTGTTTTGTAGACGTCTTGCCGATTGTGTTATAGAAGTTAAATTAGAATGCACCAAAAATCTAGCAGCTTCCTCAATTGAGGTCTCATATGTACTGAATACACGATCAACGGGATTCCTTAATATTGTCACAACTGATGTTTTTTCCTTGGGTAGCTTCGACATTATGCTATAATCATCATGAGTAACTAATAACCTGCAGTTTGCTTTCCTGCAAATAAGATATATAAATGATATGTCAAGAGAACAAGCATATTAAACTTGCATGCAGAAGCATCaaaagaagagtgtcaaaaactACAATAATGTTCGTTTCAACAATATTCTAGATAAGTTTAACCAAACAAGGTTTATCTGAAATATTCTAGATAACTTTAAGCATCATATGGAACTCGATGAAATTTCCTGCAGTAGAATGCCACTAAGGAAAGGTGAGCAAAGAATGATGGAAGAAAAGGAGGATATTCTGAATCCATTATCCACTTACTTGACTTGAATCAGTGTGACTTGAATCAGTGATTGGGTAATAATTAATAACAgcattaataataatactctctctgtcctggtcatttgttgtccttttccttATTAGGATGTCTTAGTCAATTgtttgtcctttctattttaagaatgaacttgatgagtaatttgatcattcacattcaatttgttccacttgtcatttagtaattggccccttcctctttccttggtctttgtaccAAAACCAACGGACAACAAATGACCTGGACGGACATACCAATACACATTGAGCATATCTGCTTCTAGTACCTTTAACCAGTTTAGCACTAAAGTGGTTTAAGCCACACTGCAAAGCAAAGCTCTCTTGCTAAACCAATGATATTTAAAACAACCTATATGGAATACTACATAACAGCTTGATGTGATCCCTCCCTGCAAGGCTAGGTTGCATAATGAAAGACACCTGGCAATAGCTAACCAAGATCTGCTTACCAAGATAAATGGTGATGTTTATTGTTATTCAATGGGGGAAAAAGGATCTTGAACATGGGAATATCCCCTGCCCACTTTTGTTTGTCCTTTGCGTATAAAATTTATCGAGAAAGCTTAGACTAATGTTATTCCCCCTTTTCTTGGGACGTGACGGATAAAGATTGTACGCCTAGAAGAGAAGGGTCgattgagtttaaattttgacATCAAGGAAATCCCGAGGCGGAACAAAACCTTACTTATGAAGTGGATTAGGAAGCTTAGCAATGGCTATGAATCACTATCGACTAGACATGTCAAAATCTTACATGACTTGTTTATTAGGGCCATGAGCCCATAAATggcattattgtaatttttaagtaaaaaaaTGCAAAATAGCATGAAATAATTGTCATCAACTGACACATAAAACAGCAAAGAAACCAGGTACTACCAAAGTAGCCTTTTTCTAGTGCCATTGAGAATACACACCAAATGAGACGACACAAAATTACAGAAAAATGCCGATAAAAAAAATGTTTGTATTCATACCTCGGGTTGAACCACAATTTATCATAGGAAGGAGGGCACAACTGATTAGAGTACAGCTTCTTCAAGAAACTGCAAGGAGAGGAATAGACATTGCAATAAACTGCCATTCAATCCACGGACACTTAAAACAAGTATAGCAAAGGGTAAAATGCATAAGCATGTACCAGCGGAAATAAATTCGTCCTCCCGTCCTTGGTATGTGCAAGAAAAACAATAGGTCACGGAGTGTATGCCTATCTTCTTTGAATTCATGATTTAGTTGCGAAGTTGCCCATTTATTTACAACACTCTCACAGAGCTGGAAATCATCTTCAGAAGAGGCATTCACAGGCAGGAAGGCTGAAATTTCAGAGAGAAAAAAATTACTAATGTTACTTGGCGAAAACCCAAAATCAAACCAATAACTGCAAAAATGTTGCACACTCAACTTGGTtttaaaaagaacaaaaacaaggAAACAAACAATTCAAGAATATGACATAGCAATGGACTTGGATGACAAATTTATACATGTAATAATAGACTAATAGGAAAACCAAAAGTTCCAGCTTTCCTTTGATCAACCATCTATAATACGAAAACTATACTCCTATAGAAGATGCACCAATCAGTGGCAAAACGAGTAGGCTAGCAGGGTTGGTGGCAATGTAAAATTCAATTTTTTAATCAAAAGTTTTTTTAACATTTTTCTAGTttcccattcatttgtttacaaatTTTTATTCATTATCAGAAATATTttaaccaaaggtaaacaaacaaatgattgagacggactGAGTATATCGCAAACATTATAGTCCAAAAGGATGTTCAAATCAGTGACGGAGCGAGGAGGCTAGCAGGATCTAGTGCCTCCTACCAACGGAAAATTAGAAGTTTTAGACAacatttttcaaaatatttgGTCAACTCTTAGCTTCTCTTACTTGAAATCCGGCTCTGCCTCGAATAAACTACGGTTTTAGTGTAGTTGAATTgcaaaaaatagaaaagaaataaACTacggtttttttttgtgttgaccAGTAGTATCCCCTACCGGGCAATCTCCATCGAGgaactgaaggcaatttaatgggttgacctcCCAAGTTTGACTTTTTCATTTGCAAAAGTCGGAAATCGAACCCCTAAACCCTTaacactcacaccagccaactttggtaacTATGGTTTTAGTGTAGTTGAATtgcaaaaaaatagaaaagaaaagtaCCTGATGCAGTGAAGAagagaataagaagaagaaacaaaaatGGAGTGGAGtccataaaaactccaaaattgcTGCCAATTAATCAACATTAAAACTAAATCAGCAAAGAAAAACAGAGCATATAATAAAATcatgtcaaaaataaaatatataaaaaatcAAATACCAGAAGAAATTGGAAGAATTATAAGCCAAAtggaaccctaattattttgagATTATACGGAGTATGCGTATTTTGATTTTGGAAAAGGGGAAATGAAGCATACTCTCTTAATACTGAGGTATCGGAGGTTGTGAATAATCATGTGCTCGTCAGAAcacaattaaaaaaaatatactttGGTAGTGGTGGACTGGCGGTGGACCAACTTCATCATGATTCATGACCATTATATTTAACACTTAAATTAATAAGTATTGATAAATAATAGCACCTGATTTTGTATAGTTAGCTAGATTCATGGATTCTTTATGAGATTTTGAGATTTTGGTAATCATTTGATAATGAGATTATTTAGTTGTCATAAAATATTATTTGTCATGTTTTGCACacactttaaatttatttattgataACTCCatgtaattaaaataatattCATTGATAGTTGTTGATAATGCAATGATTACTAATTGTTAACCTACAATGTTTATGATTATGAGAAATTAGAGTTATTTGTATATGTATTAGTATTATATACCAATATGAAAATTAACCGAGTTTGTATTTTACTTATTTAATTCCTCTTTACAACATTCTTTTACCTTCATTTTCTTAAAAACCCCATTTTTACCATACAATATCACCTCCATGTATATTCTTATGAAATGTTTAAATATGACACGTGAGTAATAGTCGCAAATATTTTACATGGAGAAAAGTTACGAACTTTAGTTAATGATCTTATGAGGAGTTATCAGAATCAATGGTAAAAAGAAACTTAAATTTGTTTTGTAAGTTCATGTATTTATATAACAATTGTTTTTGTTTTAGCCTATGATCAAGATATTATAATATTGAGTTCTTAAGTGACACTCAAATGACGATGTTAAATAAGGTTTTCTAGAGTTACACAAGTTCATCTTTATTTAcgtaaataaacaattaaagcgGCGTGTATGGGTTTGGGAGGATTGGTTATGGGCAGCTGGTCTAACTAGCGGCGTGTGAGGAAGGGGCGACAACAACTCGGTGGGGGTGGGTGCGCGTGCGATGGTTGTTGATTGATAGTTGGAGAAAATAACTAAAAGGATTAATGAGCTACCCGAATTGACCCGATtagacccgaacatgacccgagttTTTTTGACTCATAACTGACCCGATCCGGCCCAAATTAACTTGAAATCAATGAgcaacccgaattaacccgatcCAAATTTTATCTGATTGACCCATTTACCAGATATAATTACGCACATGTTGACTATGTGACAACATTTTCCAGCTGACATTTTCTGACATTCTCATGGACCACAATTTTGGGCTGCTCTTGCATTTGTTTGTGGATTGGGCTTGTAAGTTGTGATTTGTGAGTATTATCTTTACAAAGAATGCAGTATGCACTATGCAGTTGCATGTAGGTCCGTTTATAAATCGATCTGATCGAAATCGAACTATTAAAACCGGTCCGATCATGGGTCTAAATTTCATTAGGATTTCGGTTTTCTATCTATCCGTATGGCCGTATGGGTTATTTTCCACTAGAAGTACCGAACTCTGATAAAACATACTTCTCAGCAACATCCCACTCTGAAAAGCAATCCTTTACACGTTTAACTTGGACCAATCCTATATCATATTTTTATTCAGTTAATTAAGCATTATCCATTATTCAAAAGTCATAAGCAGTTTTAATGGCAACACCCCAAAACAAAGGCCACTCTTTCTCCAATACTCCCAAGTACCCACatccagtaagtggattatacatttaATGTAATACATCAGATGGTATAGTTTTTGAGgattaagataaagtttttgagttttaatctaaagtttttgaattttattataaagtttttgagtttatttactaAAACTTCAATTTAAAAAAGTTACATGcaactaaaaaaaaattacatatccttcttcaaaaaaattttttttctcCATTTAAAACTAAAATCCCAAGTAAACTTACATCCCATTTAAAAATTTCACAAAAAGTTATCATTAAATGTGATGTAGtgatgtacaatcctttttctcaCCCACATCCCATTTAATAAATTTCCTCACGAATAACGTTATCCGGGAGTGACTGACTTTTGATGAGACTTGAGTCTGGATCTTTTGAAAATTTTACTCAAGTTTTAACCACTAAACTCCCTCTTGCAGACATAACGATTAAACATTATATCTATGTACTTCGTATGCTTTTATGAAAATAAGTATGTAATTAAAGAGTCACTTTGCGATACGAAACCACATAGTAAAATGGTACGAAAGAGTAATTTCTGAATAAATTTGTAGGAGAGCTTCCCAAATTATTGTGTCACACAATTAGTCGATCTTAAAGTTGGTAGGCGTTAGTGATGGATGAGTTCAACTCCTGACTCTTACAAATGTAAAAAACTAAACTTTTTATGTTAAATTGTTTTCAATACCCCTAACATAAAAATTGTCGTATTTATCGATAGGGGATATATACTAGATGAATACCAAGAACAACTAGTCTGATTTCTGGCAATCAAGTTGACACGAAAGTTGGGCAAAATAGCATACATAATAACACCATTTTGACgccaaataaattaaataaataactaaTTAATTTAGTACATAAAAAGTCAACCATACCAAACTTGATATTTCTGATACGCTATATTACACACATTCTTTGCAATTCTACGTTACAAGTTTCTGTGAGCTTAAGGTTAACAACTTATAGTTatagtgaagaagaagaaaagtggCCTTCATTTTCCAATGTGGTTTCATCATTTCCTTTAATTTTAAGGTATACTTAGATCTTTGACTTGTTTATAATTACAATTATTATATGTATTTTAGCATGATGAATTGCAGGGTTTGACCattttaattttctttattgctTCTTAGTTATATTAGACGTAAGGTAGCGTCTTTGCGTTCTTCTCAAGATTTTTGCATAtgcatggtaaaaaaaaaaaccaatattGGTTGTTCAAACTTCAAAGTTATTAGCAAGTTCT includes:
- the LOC141637964 gene encoding protein-tyrosine sulfotransferase-like produces the protein MDSTPFLFLLLILFFTASAFLPVNASSEDDFQLCESVVNKWATSQLNHEFKEDRHTLRDLLFFLHIPRTGGRIYFRCFLKKLYSNQLCPPSYDKLWFNPRKANCRLLVTHDDYSIMSKLPKEKTSVVTILRNPVDRVFSTYETSIEEAARFLVHSNLTSITQSARRLQNNSNVVSTEDIWPWKYLVPWMREDLFARRDARRLKKQNHVGHNDSYEMGDMTMPLRQYINDPIALDIVHNGETFQVDLSLLRFAS